From Enterococcus mediterraneensis, the proteins below share one genomic window:
- a CDS encoding dihydrolipoyllysine-residue acetyltransferase → MAFQFKLPDIGEGIAEGEIVKWFVKPGDTINEDDTLLEVQNDKSVEEIPSPVTGTVKNIVVPEGTVANVGDVLVEIDAPGHEDNEGDAGVAAQSQTPAQPAAIPTETKDSQSNGGGVFQFKLPDIGEGIAEGEIVKWFVKAGDTINEDDTLLEVQNDKSVEEIPSPVTGTVKNIVVPEGTVANVGDVLVEIDAPGHNDAPASAPASENAAPAAAAPEAAKVVEAADPNKKVLAMPSVRQFAREKDVDITQVTATGKGGRVTKEDIEQFLSGGGKAKAAPASTGQTITASVEPAQAAAPAKPKAFTSNLSDLETREAMTPTRKAIAKAMVNSKHTAPHVTLHDEVEVSKLWDHRKKFKEVAAENGTKLTFLPYVVKALTATAKKFPILNASIDDSSQEIVYKHYFNIGIATDTDHGLYVPNVKNADQKGMFAIADEINDKAKLAHDGKLSADDMRNGTITISNIGSVGGGWFTPVINYPEVAILGVGTIAQQPIVNAEGEIVVGRVMKLSLSFDHRIVDGATAQKAMNNIKRLLADPELMLMEG, encoded by the coding sequence ATGGCTTTTCAATTTAAACTACCGGACATCGGTGAAGGGATCGCAGAAGGCGAAATCGTTAAATGGTTCGTCAAACCTGGCGATACGATCAATGAAGACGACACATTATTAGAAGTACAAAATGACAAATCAGTGGAAGAAATTCCATCTCCAGTTACTGGTACCGTTAAAAATATCGTAGTACCAGAAGGAACAGTGGCAAATGTCGGGGACGTGTTGGTAGAGATCGACGCACCTGGACATGAAGACAATGAAGGGGATGCCGGTGTAGCTGCACAATCCCAAACACCTGCGCAACCTGCCGCAATCCCAACTGAAACAAAGGATAGCCAAAGCAATGGCGGCGGTGTCTTCCAATTCAAATTGCCAGATATCGGTGAAGGAATCGCGGAAGGCGAAATCGTTAAATGGTTCGTCAAAGCCGGCGATACGATCAATGAAGACGATACGTTATTAGAAGTACAAAACGACAAATCAGTGGAAGAAATTCCATCTCCAGTTACTGGTACCGTTAAAAATATCGTAGTACCAGAAGGAACAGTGGCAAATGTTGGTGATGTCTTGGTAGAGATCGATGCTCCTGGGCATAACGACGCACCGGCTTCAGCGCCAGCAAGTGAAAATGCCGCTCCTGCAGCAGCAGCTCCTGAAGCAGCTAAAGTAGTCGAAGCAGCTGATCCAAACAAAAAAGTATTGGCAATGCCTTCTGTACGTCAATTCGCTCGTGAAAAAGATGTGGATATCACACAAGTTACAGCCACAGGTAAAGGCGGACGCGTGACAAAAGAAGATATCGAACAATTCTTATCAGGCGGAGGAAAAGCAAAAGCAGCACCGGCTTCAACTGGCCAAACAATTACAGCTTCAGTTGAACCTGCGCAAGCAGCCGCTCCTGCTAAACCAAAAGCATTTACTTCAAATCTAAGCGATCTTGAAACGCGTGAAGCAATGACACCAACACGTAAAGCAATCGCTAAAGCAATGGTCAACAGCAAACATACTGCACCTCATGTTACTTTGCATGACGAAGTGGAAGTATCTAAACTATGGGATCACCGTAAGAAATTCAAAGAAGTTGCCGCAGAAAACGGTACTAAATTGACATTCTTGCCATATGTAGTCAAAGCATTGACAGCGACAGCTAAGAAATTCCCAATATTGAATGCATCTATTGATGATTCTTCACAAGAAATCGTCTATAAACATTACTTCAATATCGGTATCGCAACAGATACAGATCATGGTCTATACGTACCTAACGTGAAAAACGCAGACCAAAAAGGTATGTTCGCGATTGCAGACGAAATCAACGACAAAGCTAAATTAGCTCATGACGGCAAACTTTCTGCTGATGATATGCGTAACGGAACAATTACCATCAGTAATATCGGTTCTGTAGGCGGCGGCTGGTTTACTCCAGTTATCAACTACCCTGAAGTAGCGATCTTAGGTGTGGGAACTATTGCTCAACAACCAATCGTTAACGCAGAAGGCGAAATCGTTGTCGGCCGTGTAATGAAATTATCGTTGAGCTTTGACCACCGTATCGTGGATGGCGCGACTGCTCAAAAAGCAATGAACAACATTAAACGTCTGTTGGCTGACCCAGAATTAATGTTGATGGAAGGATGA
- a CDS encoding alpha-ketoacid dehydrogenase subunit beta, whose translation MAQKTMIQAITDALALEMEKDENILVFGEDVGKNGGVFRATEGLQEKFGEDRVFDTPLAESGIGGLAFGLALEGFRPVPEIQFFGFVFEVMDEIVGQMARTRYRMGATRNLPIVVRSPFGGGVHTPELHSDNLEGLIAQSPGIRVVIPSNPYDAKGLLISAIRSNDPVVYLEHMKLYRSFREEVPDEAYEVPLDKAAVTREGTDVSIITYGAMVREAAKAADNLAKENINAEIIDLRTVAPLDVETIIKSVEKTGRVVVVQEAQKQAGVGAQVVSEISERAVLSLEAPIGRVSAPDTIFPFGQAENIWLPNASDIEAKVKEIVNF comes from the coding sequence ATGGCGCAAAAAACAATGATTCAAGCAATCACTGATGCCTTAGCTCTTGAAATGGAGAAAGACGAAAATATCTTAGTGTTTGGTGAAGATGTTGGTAAAAACGGAGGAGTTTTCCGGGCAACAGAAGGTCTTCAAGAAAAATTCGGTGAAGACCGAGTATTTGATACACCTCTAGCTGAATCAGGTATCGGCGGATTGGCTTTTGGTTTAGCACTTGAAGGATTCCGTCCAGTTCCTGAAATCCAATTCTTTGGATTTGTATTTGAAGTAATGGATGAAATCGTAGGACAAATGGCTCGTACACGTTACCGTATGGGGGCAACCCGCAACTTGCCGATCGTTGTTCGTTCACCATTTGGCGGGGGCGTGCACACACCAGAATTGCACTCTGACAACTTAGAAGGTTTGATCGCGCAATCTCCTGGTATCCGCGTTGTTATCCCATCAAATCCTTATGACGCAAAAGGATTATTGATTTCTGCAATCCGCAGCAATGACCCAGTTGTTTACTTGGAACATATGAAACTTTATCGTTCTTTCCGTGAGGAAGTGCCAGATGAAGCATACGAAGTTCCTTTGGATAAAGCAGCAGTCACTCGCGAAGGAACAGATGTATCTATCATTACTTATGGTGCGATGGTACGTGAAGCTGCCAAAGCTGCTGATAACTTAGCAAAAGAAAATATCAATGCCGAAATCATCGACTTGCGCACAGTAGCTCCTCTTGATGTAGAAACCATCATCAAATCAGTTGAAAAAACTGGTCGTGTGGTTGTCGTTCAAGAAGCTCAAAAACAAGCAGGTGTAGGGGCACAAGTTGTTTCTGAAATCTCTGAACGTGCTGTTCTTTCATTAGAAGCACCGATCGGCCGTGTTTCTGCGCCAGATACAATCTTCCCATTTGGCCAAGCTGAAAATATTTGGTTGCCAAATGCCTCAGATATCGAAGCGAAAGTAAAAGAAATCGTAAACTTTTAA
- the pdhA gene encoding pyruvate dehydrogenase (acetyl-transferring) E1 component subunit alpha, whose protein sequence is MAKNQKQIDFEKLLEKINADFPTYQALDKDGKVVNEALVPDLSDDELVELMRRMVWSRVLDQRSTALNRQGRLGFYAPTAGQEASQLASHFAFEKEDRLFPGYRDVPQLVQHGLPLKEAFLWSRGHVAGNLYPEDLHAMPPQIIIGAQYVQAAGSALGLKKRGSKNVAFVYTGDGGTSQGDFYEAMNFAGAYHANAVFFVQNNGFAISTPREKQTAAESLAQKAVAAGIPGIQVDGMDALAVYTVSKAAREWAASGNGPVLIETLTYRYGPHTLSGDDPTRYRSKELDGEWQQKDPLIRMRNYLTEKGLWSEEKEEQVIEQTKEEIKAAIAEADRVPKQKVSDFLKNMFEVQPQNIKEQIAIYEAKESK, encoded by the coding sequence ATGGCAAAAAATCAAAAACAAATTGATTTTGAAAAATTGTTAGAAAAAATCAATGCTGATTTTCCGACGTACCAAGCTTTGGACAAAGACGGGAAAGTAGTAAATGAGGCATTAGTACCTGATTTATCTGACGACGAATTAGTAGAATTGATGAGACGGATGGTTTGGTCTCGCGTATTGGATCAACGTTCAACAGCATTGAACAGACAAGGACGTTTAGGTTTCTACGCACCAACAGCTGGACAAGAAGCCAGCCAATTAGCCAGCCACTTCGCTTTTGAAAAAGAAGACCGCTTATTCCCTGGTTATCGTGATGTGCCGCAACTTGTGCAACACGGATTACCTTTGAAAGAAGCTTTCTTATGGTCTCGCGGACATGTTGCCGGAAACCTTTATCCAGAAGACTTGCATGCAATGCCTCCTCAAATCATTATTGGTGCGCAATACGTACAAGCTGCTGGTTCGGCACTTGGCTTGAAAAAACGCGGAAGCAAAAATGTAGCGTTTGTTTACACTGGTGATGGCGGTACATCACAAGGGGACTTTTATGAAGCAATGAACTTTGCAGGTGCTTACCATGCAAATGCTGTATTTTTTGTACAAAATAATGGTTTTGCGATCTCAACTCCTCGTGAAAAACAAACTGCCGCTGAATCATTGGCTCAAAAAGCAGTTGCCGCTGGGATTCCTGGTATCCAAGTAGATGGTATGGATGCGTTGGCTGTTTACACTGTATCAAAAGCTGCGCGTGAATGGGCAGCAAGCGGAAATGGTCCTGTTTTGATCGAAACATTGACTTACCGTTATGGTCCACATACATTGTCAGGGGATGATCCAACACGTTACCGTTCAAAAGAATTAGATGGCGAATGGCAACAAAAAGATCCTTTGATCCGTATGCGCAACTATTTAACAGAAAAAGGACTTTGGTCTGAAGAAAAAGAAGAACAAGTTATCGAACAAACAAAAGAAGAAATCAAAGCAGCAATCGCAGAAGCTGACCGTGTACCAAAACAAAAAGTTTCTGATTTCTTGAAAAATATGTTTGAAGTTCAACCTCAAAACATCAAAGAACAAATTGCAATTTACGAAGCGAAGGAGTCGAAATAA